The genomic stretch CGGCACGTTTATCCTCAAAAATCCCAACAAAAAGTTGGGATTTTTTATTTTAGAGTGCTATAATAAGTGAGTGCACAATTTATGGAACGTTAGTGAACATAAATTGTATGCACGAACTTACCCCGCCCTTTTGGCAAGGCAAGCAATCGTAGCAGAATCTGCCTAAAAGAGCGGGGTTTCGCGGAGACAGAGTGATTCAATTCCCTAAAGATTTCTTCTGGGGTGCAGCCACATCTTCCTATCAGGTAGAAGGCAACAATATAAATAGCGACTGGTGGGAGTGGGAGAAGAGAGTCGGTTTAAGGGACGCCTCAGGCCAGGCCTGCCGCCACTATGAGTTTTATAAAGAGGATTTTGCCTTAGCAGCTAGCCTTAACCATAACTGCCACCGTTTATCCATAGAGTGGAGCCGCATTGAACCCCGGGAGGGGGAGTTTTCAGCATCAGAAATACAGCGCTATAAAGAAGTAATCCTTTCCTTAAAGGCCAACAGCCTTGAACCTGTAGTTACCCTGCATCATTTTACTAACCCGCTTTGGTTTGCAAAATTAGGGGGTTGGCAGAATAAAAAGTCCGGCTTTTACTTTTTACGTTACGTGGATAAGGTGGTGCGGGAGCTGGCTCCAGGAGTGCGCTATTGGGTAACTATAAACGAACCTCTGGTTTATGCCTATCATGCCTATATCCTGGGTGTCTGGCCGCCCCAGGAGAAATCCATTCTTAAAGCTAACCGCGTCCAGGAAAATTTGATCCGCGCCCACATAGAAACCTATCGTTTGATCCGGCGCATTTACGAAGATAAATCCTTAAATTATCCTTTAATAAGTATCGCCAAGA from Candidatus Omnitrophota bacterium encodes the following:
- a CDS encoding glycoside hydrolase family 1 protein, whose translation is MIQFPKDFFWGAATSSYQVEGNNINSDWWEWEKRVGLRDASGQACRHYEFYKEDFALAASLNHNCHRLSIEWSRIEPREGEFSASEIQRYKEVILSLKANSLEPVVTLHHFTNPLWFAKLGGWQNKKSGFYFLRYVDKVVRELAPGVRYWVTINEPLVYAYHAYILGVWPPQEKSILKANRVQENLIRAHIETYRLIRRIYEDKSLNYPLISIAKNTQAFVACIPTLRNKIAVYLRNRYYNLDFVERLLRAKTLDFIGINYYSRSLVETQGWGIRNLTMDVCQGGHSCLKKNSMGWDIYPEGLYSVLLEFKKYNLPLFILENGVCTDDDNLRWDFIYAHLKNLHLAIQAGAPLLGYIYWSLIDNFEWDKGFAPRFGLIEIDYHTYRRTVRESAKRLSLVCKTGRLE